A region of Malaciobacter marinus DNA encodes the following proteins:
- the tilS gene encoding tRNA lysidine(34) synthetase TilS, which produces MQLNLSELTSKKNLLAFSAGVDSTALFFLLLKDEIKFDIAIVNYNLREESKEELEYAKSLAKKYDKQIFIKEVTLTGSNIEKNARDIRYNFFEEIITENDYDNLITAHQLNDKLEWFLMQLSKGAGLVELLGLQEYIDKENYKIIRPLLHTSKQKLEEFLKENSIKYFVDKSNFEDKYRRNYFRHEFSNRFLSEFENGVSKSFDFLQKDLKSLNINYTPIFKEKSLTIFKNLHDENLNIKVIDKHLKKEGFLLSKAQRDEILKQQQTVISNQVSVCISDEFIWICPYVIKTMNKKFKEFCRINKIPKLARAYIFNRKIDEKEIVKTIYS; this is translated from the coding sequence ATGCAATTAAATTTATCTGAGTTAACATCAAAGAAAAATTTACTAGCATTTTCAGCTGGTGTTGACTCTACTGCTTTGTTTTTTCTTTTACTAAAAGATGAAATAAAGTTTGATATTGCAATTGTGAACTATAACTTAAGAGAAGAATCAAAAGAAGAATTAGAGTATGCAAAGAGTTTAGCAAAAAAATATGATAAACAAATATTCATAAAAGAAGTTACATTAACAGGAAGCAATATTGAAAAAAATGCAAGGGATATAAGATACAACTTCTTTGAAGAAATTATCACGGAAAACGACTATGATAATCTAATTACTGCACATCAACTAAATGATAAATTAGAATGGTTCTTAATGCAACTTTCAAAAGGAGCTGGTTTAGTAGAGCTTCTTGGATTACAAGAGTATATAGATAAAGAAAACTACAAGATTATAAGACCACTTCTTCATACTTCAAAACAAAAACTTGAAGAGTTTTTAAAAGAAAATAGTATCAAATACTTTGTCGATAAATCAAACTTTGAAGATAAATATAGAAGAAACTACTTTAGACACGAATTTTCAAATAGATTTTTAAGTGAGTTTGAAAATGGTGTCTCAAAAAGCTTTGATTTTTTACAAAAAGATTTAAAATCTTTAAATATAAATTATACTCCTATATTTAAAGAGAAAAGTCTTACTATTTTTAAAAACTTACATGATGAAAATCTAAATATTAAAGTAATTGATAAGCACTTAAAAAAAGAGGGTTTTTTACTATCAAAGGCTCAAAGAGATGAGATATTAAAACAACAACAAACAGTAATATCAAATCAAGTTTCAGTATGTATTAGTGATGAGTTTATTTGGATTTGTCCATATGTTATAAAAACTATGAATAAGAAATTTAAAGAATTTTGTAGAATAAACAAAATACCAAAATTAGCAAGAGCCTATATTTTTAATAGAAAAATAGATGAAAAAGAGATTGTTAAAACTATTTATTCTTAG
- a CDS encoding ABC transporter permease, whose protein sequence is MNIVFKKLLYLIVMLIIISLISFFAINLAPNSFFASGELNPNITKESIEQLKAVYGLDKPLYLQYFSWLSAILQLDFGISFASGTMVKNEIITRLPITLILNISSMVLIFVLSLYLGIKAAFSKSKLFDKFTTQLSLLSFSMPSFYLALILILVFSVNLELFPIAGLHSVANDGSLNYYLDFLWHLIMPIFVIVFAGIGSLTLYVRSLVIEILKSDYIFFAKARGLSKKQLLRYYILPNLYPPVITLLGLSLPAIIGGSVILESIFSIDGMGLLFYKSALAHDYPVIMGILIIGAFLTLLGNILADLVLLKLNPNYNNE, encoded by the coding sequence ATGAATATTGTATTTAAAAAACTATTATACCTAATTGTTATGCTTATTATTATAAGCCTTATATCTTTTTTTGCTATAAATTTAGCTCCAAACTCATTTTTTGCAAGTGGAGAGCTAAATCCTAATATAACAAAAGAATCAATAGAGCAACTAAAAGCTGTTTATGGTCTAGATAAACCTTTATATTTACAATATTTTTCTTGGTTAAGTGCTATTTTGCAACTAGATTTTGGAATATCTTTTGCAAGTGGAACAATGGTAAAAAATGAAATTATTACAAGATTACCAATTACACTTATTTTAAATATAAGTTCAATGGTTCTTATTTTTGTTTTATCACTTTATCTTGGAATAAAAGCAGCTTTTAGCAAATCAAAGCTCTTTGATAAGTTTACAACACAACTTTCACTATTGAGTTTTTCTATGCCATCTTTTTATTTAGCACTTATTTTAATCTTGGTATTTTCTGTAAACTTAGAACTTTTTCCAATAGCAGGATTACATTCAGTTGCAAATGATGGAAGCTTAAATTACTACTTAGATTTTCTTTGGCATTTAATCATGCCTATATTTGTAATAGTATTTGCAGGAATTGGAAGCTTAACACTTTATGTAAGATCTCTTGTAATTGAAATATTAAAATCTGATTATATTTTTTTTGCAAAAGCAAGAGGTTTAAGTAAAAAACAACTTTTAAGATACTATATTTTACCAAATCTGTATCCACCAGTAATAACACTTCTAGGACTTTCACTTCCAGCAATTATTGGAGGAAGTGTTATTTTAGAATCAATTTTTTCTATTGATGGAATGGGACTTTTATTTTACAAAAGTGCACTTGCACATGACTATCCTGTAATTATGGGAATACTTATTATTGGTGCATTTTTAACGCTATTAGGAAATATTTTAGCTGATTTAGTTCTTTTAAAACTAAATCCAAATTATAATAATGAATAA
- the panC gene encoding pantoate--beta-alanine ligase, with translation MEILTTIEQLRNIRKNITASVGLVPTMGALHDGHISLIKKAREENDIVIVSIFVNPTQFLPGEDLDKYPKKDEADKKICEICKVDYIFMPEISTMYEEDEVLIKAPSKSYVLEGKTRPGHFDGVLQVVLKLFNLTKPTNAYFGKKDAQQLTLIQQMVKNLFLDINIVPCEIVREKDGLALSSRNIYLNEKQRKDALLISKSLYQAASLVGKKERKSKVLKAKMYEIMKDLDVEYIAIVNRDFIQSEEIELKNTIILVVARFGNTRLLDNIWI, from the coding sequence TTGGAAATTTTAACAACTATTGAACAATTAAGAAATATACGAAAAAATATAACTGCAAGTGTAGGACTTGTACCAACAATGGGAGCATTGCATGATGGGCATATCTCACTTATAAAAAAAGCAAGAGAAGAAAATGATATAGTAATAGTATCTATTTTTGTAAATCCAACTCAGTTTTTACCAGGAGAAGATTTAGATAAATATCCAAAAAAAGATGAAGCAGATAAAAAAATTTGTGAAATTTGCAAAGTTGATTATATTTTCATGCCTGAAATATCAACAATGTATGAAGAAGATGAAGTCTTAATAAAAGCTCCAAGTAAAAGCTATGTTTTAGAAGGTAAAACTAGACCAGGTCACTTTGATGGTGTTTTACAAGTAGTATTAAAACTATTTAACCTTACAAAACCTACAAATGCATACTTTGGCAAAAAAGATGCCCAACAATTAACACTTATTCAACAAATGGTTAAAAATCTATTTTTGGATATTAATATTGTTCCATGTGAGATTGTAAGAGAAAAAGATGGTTTAGCGCTTAGTTCTAGAAATATATATTTAAATGAAAAACAAAGAAAAGATGCACTTTTAATTTCAAAATCTTTATATCAAGCTGCATCACTAGTAGGAAAAAAAGAAAGAAAATCAAAAGTTTTAAAAGCTAAAATGTATGAAATAATGAAAGATTTAGATGTGGAATATATAGCAATTGTAAATAGAGATTTTATTCAAAGTGAAGAAATTGAATTAAAAAATACAATAATATTAGTAGTTGCAAGATTTGGGAATACAAGATTACTTGATAATATTTGGATTTAA
- a CDS encoding HD domain-containing phosphohydrolase, protein MQLLTTLKNSLKAYNSNRICNMSTTESYLRILVGVVLFILSLINNWNGILIFSVIFAYTGVIRYCTFYRVFNLNKKIVLESLYLKYLPKYNPNPILMLDKIGNIVFRNNPAKKELGLDDLLKFFKDEPITIIKENKSVDIKYKTETGKYFLINLQGVSKINYILAYATDITEVVKAEEEIINTQKDIVYTMGAIGETRSNETGNHVKRVALYSEILALKYGLSKEEAELLKLASPMHDIGKVGIKDEILNKPGKLTPKEFSIMKTHSKLGFNMLKNSDKKILKTAAIVAYEHHEKWDGTGYPRKLKGKDIHIYGRITAVADVFDALGSKRVYKDAWSLDEIFKLFKEQRGKHFDPLLVDIFFENFDEFDEIRKKYIDK, encoded by the coding sequence TTGCAGTTGTTAACAACATTAAAAAATAGTTTAAAAGCATATAATTCTAATCGTATTTGTAATATGAGTACAACTGAGAGTTATTTAAGAATTCTCGTAGGAGTTGTATTATTTATTTTATCTTTAATAAATAATTGGAATGGGATACTTATATTTTCTGTTATTTTTGCATATACAGGAGTTATTAGATATTGTACTTTTTATAGAGTTTTTAATTTAAACAAAAAGATTGTTTTAGAATCTCTTTATTTAAAATATCTTCCAAAATATAATCCAAATCCTATTTTGATGTTAGATAAAATTGGGAATATTGTTTTTAGAAACAATCCTGCAAAAAAAGAGCTTGGTTTAGATGATTTATTAAAATTTTTCAAAGATGAACCTATAACAATAATAAAAGAAAATAAATCAGTTGATATAAAATATAAAACTGAAACTGGGAAGTATTTTTTAATTAATCTTCAAGGTGTTTCTAAAATAAATTATATTTTAGCTTATGCTACAGATATCACAGAAGTTGTAAAAGCAGAAGAAGAGATTATAAATACCCAAAAAGATATTGTGTATACTATGGGAGCTATTGGAGAAACAAGAAGTAACGAAACAGGAAATCATGTAAAAAGAGTTGCTTTATATTCTGAGATTTTAGCTTTGAAATATGGTTTAAGTAAAGAAGAAGCAGAGCTTTTAAAACTTGCTAGTCCCATGCATGATATAGGAAAAGTGGGTATTAAAGATGAGATTTTAAATAAACCTGGAAAATTAACACCTAAAGAGTTTTCAATTATGAAAACGCACTCAAAGCTGGGATTTAATATGCTTAAAAATTCAGATAAAAAAATACTCAAAACCGCTGCAATCGTTGCTTATGAACATCATGAAAAATGGGATGGTACAGGTTATCCTAGAAAATTAAAAGGTAAAGATATTCATATTTATGGAAGAATTACCGCAGTTGCAGATGTATTTGATGCATTAGGAAGTAAACGAGTATATAAAGATGCTTGGTCTTTAGATGAGATATTTAAGTTATTTAAAGAACAAAGGGGCAAACATTTTGACCCTTTATTAGTCGATATCTTTTTTGAAAATTTTGATGAATTTGATGAAATTAGAAAAAAATATATAGATAAATAA
- the ruvX gene encoding Holliday junction resolvase RuvX, with the protein MKLASIDIGLKRIGVAINIASDIVTPQNAILRKNRNQAANEVKAFLKEWEIDKLIVGFPSASEEMQRRIKHFVTLLDIDIPIEYCEENMSSIEAEDMMKGQIKYKRDGRVDSLAAKIILERYLNK; encoded by the coding sequence TTGAAACTAGCAAGTATTGATATTGGGCTAAAAAGAATTGGTGTTGCAATTAATATTGCTTCTGATATTGTGACACCACAAAATGCCATTTTAAGAAAAAACAGAAATCAAGCAGCAAATGAAGTGAAAGCTTTTTTAAAAGAGTGGGAGATAGATAAGTTAATTGTAGGTTTTCCAAGCGCAAGTGAAGAAATGCAAAGAAGAATAAAGCACTTTGTAACTCTTCTTGATATTGATATTCCTATTGAGTATTGTGAAGAGAATATGAGCTCAATTGAAGCTGAGGATATGATGAAAGGTCAAATAAAATACAAAAGAGATGGAAGAGTAGACTCCCTTGCAGCAAAAATCATATTAGAAAGATATTTGAATAAATAA
- a CDS encoding response regulator, with translation MSRANLKILYVDDSTTILDMLSSSLIELGYLDTKSAEDGIEALALCEDEEFDLIITDINMPNMNGFEFIENLRNKYNYMSTPILVLTTESSDEMKEKGYQVGATSWMVKPFTTTLLDASIEKTIEKTEQLDSY, from the coding sequence ATGAGTAGAGCGAATTTAAAAATTTTATATGTAGATGATAGTACAACTATATTAGATATGTTATCTAGTTCGTTAATTGAATTAGGTTATCTTGATACAAAATCAGCAGAAGATGGAATAGAAGCTTTAGCTCTTTGTGAAGATGAAGAGTTTGATTTAATTATTACAGATATTAATATGCCAAATATGAATGGCTTTGAGTTTATTGAAAACCTAAGAAATAAATATAATTATATGAGTACACCTATTTTAGTTTTAACAACTGAGAGCAGTGATGAAATGAAAGAAAAGGGTTATCAAGTTGGGGCAACATCATGGATGGTAAAACCTTTTACCACAACTCTTTTAGATGCTTCTATTGAAAAGACAATTGAAAAAACTGAGCAACTAGATAGCTATTAG
- the rimO gene encoding 30S ribosomal protein S12 methylthiotransferase RimO: MKFSETKPTKTLHLVSLGCTKNLVDSEVMLGKLNQYKLTNDNDKADVIIVNTCGFIDSAKEESINTILNLHEQRKKDSVLVMAGCLSERYKEDLQKELPEIDVFTGVGDYDRIDELVQQKQSNFKDEVFLVNDTNERVITGSNYHAYVKLSEGCNQSCSFCAIPSFKGKLHSRTLESLVKEVKSLVNKGYIDFSFVSQDSSSFLRDLGYKDGLISLINEIEKIKGVKTARILYLYPSTTSLELIDKIADSKIFVNYFDMPLQHISASMLKIMKRGKGVEKLRELMSHMKSKPNSFVRTTFIAGHPGETQEDFQELCDYVEEFKFDRANVFSYSDEEGTTACKSNEKIEQDLIDSRAQELGEIITNTTFDSLEKEIGKEFEVYVDGESDEHEYLLSARKTIWAPDIDGEVFINDNELEEQIEFGKIYKVKATQLAGDKILATVVEKCN, translated from the coding sequence ATGAAATTTAGCGAAACAAAACCTACAAAAACTTTACACTTAGTAAGTTTAGGCTGTACTAAAAACCTTGTTGATTCAGAGGTTATGCTTGGAAAATTAAATCAATACAAATTAACAAATGACAATGATAAAGCTGATGTTATTATTGTAAATACATGTGGATTTATTGATAGTGCAAAAGAAGAGAGTATAAACACAATTTTAAATCTTCATGAACAAAGAAAAAAAGATTCAGTTTTAGTAATGGCTGGTTGTTTAAGTGAAAGATATAAAGAGGATTTACAAAAAGAGTTACCAGAAATTGATGTTTTTACAGGTGTTGGAGATTATGATAGAATTGATGAGCTAGTACAACAAAAACAATCAAACTTTAAAGATGAAGTGTTTTTAGTAAATGATACTAATGAAAGAGTAATTACAGGTTCAAACTATCACGCTTATGTAAAGCTAAGTGAGGGTTGCAACCAATCTTGTTCATTCTGTGCAATTCCTAGCTTTAAAGGGAAACTTCACTCAAGAACTTTAGAATCACTTGTAAAAGAAGTAAAATCTTTGGTAAACAAAGGCTATATTGATTTTTCTTTTGTATCTCAAGACTCTTCATCATTTCTAAGAGACTTAGGTTATAAAGATGGACTTATTTCACTAATTAATGAAATTGAAAAAATCAAGGGTGTAAAAACAGCTAGAATATTATATTTATATCCATCAACTACATCATTAGAGTTAATTGACAAAATTGCAGATTCAAAAATATTTGTAAACTACTTTGATATGCCTTTACAACATATCAGTGCTTCTATGCTAAAGATTATGAAAAGAGGAAAAGGTGTTGAGAAATTAAGAGAACTTATGTCTCATATGAAATCAAAGCCAAACTCTTTTGTAAGAACAACTTTTATAGCAGGTCACCCAGGAGAAACACAAGAAGATTTTCAAGAGCTTTGTGATTATGTTGAAGAGTTTAAGTTTGATAGAGCAAATGTATTTTCTTATTCAGATGAAGAGGGAACAACAGCTTGCAAAAGCAATGAAAAGATCGAACAAGATCTTATTGATTCAAGAGCACAAGAGTTAGGAGAGATTATCACAAATACAACTTTTGACTCCCTTGAAAAGGAAATAGGAAAAGAGTTTGAAGTTTATGTAGATGGAGAAAGTGATGAGCACGAATATCTATTAAGTGCAAGAAAAACAATTTGGGCTCCTGATATTGATGGAGAAGTATTCATAAATGACAACGAGCTAGAAGAACAAATAGAGTTTGGAAAAATTTATAAAGTTAAAGCAACACAACTTGCAGGTGATAAAATTCTAGCAACAGTAGTAGAAAAATGCAATTAA
- the fliS gene encoding flagellar export chaperone FliS — translation MGIEAYQQQSAISDDPYVLILKLYEGLLKYLSFVRSAMENEDIEQKFTYINKSIAIFDELRNVLDFDGGDVAYYLDGLYLYQIETLFSAGIDDNVNSVNQVMKVTQGLIDAWKDETGL, via the coding sequence ATGGGAATTGAAGCATACCAACAACAAAGTGCTATATCAGATGATCCTTATGTATTAATACTTAAACTTTATGAGGGATTATTAAAATATTTATCTTTTGTAAGAAGTGCAATGGAAAATGAAGATATAGAACAAAAATTTACATACATAAATAAATCAATAGCAATTTTTGATGAGTTAAGAAATGTATTGGATTTTGATGGTGGTGACGTTGCATACTACTTAGATGGATTGTATTTATATCAAATAGAAACATTATTTTCAGCAGGGATTGATGATAATGTTAATTCTGTAAACCAGGTTATGAAAGTAACTCAAGGTTTGATTGACGCATGGAAAGACGAGACTGGTCTTTAA
- a CDS encoding META domain-containing protein — MKNKIVFSLFFIVTVFFTACSNITIQNESIKANVSFTNTYFKALILNDKKVVVFNKEPHIKFQENGKVVGSLGCNNFFGSYKKEKNTISFQAIASTKMMCPNIKTEDAFSKVLQNVKTYEIKGEFMSFFDKNKKEIAKFKAVYF; from the coding sequence TTGAAAAATAAAATTGTTTTTTCATTATTTTTCATTGTAACTGTTTTTTTTACAGCTTGTAGTAATATAACTATTCAAAATGAATCTATAAAAGCAAATGTTTCATTTACAAATACATATTTTAAAGCTTTAATTTTAAATGATAAAAAAGTAGTGGTTTTCAATAAAGAACCACATATAAAGTTTCAAGAAAATGGAAAAGTTGTTGGATCTTTAGGTTGCAATAATTTTTTTGGAAGCTATAAAAAAGAAAAAAATACAATAAGTTTTCAAGCAATAGCTAGTACTAAGATGATGTGTCCAAATATCAAGACAGAAGATGCTTTTTCTAAAGTACTTCAAAATGTAAAAACATATGAAATAAAAGGTGAGTTTATGAGTTTTTTTGATAAAAACAAAAAAGAAATAGCGAAATTTAAAGCAGTATACTTTTAA
- the acpS gene encoding holo-ACP synthase: MIGIDVASINRIKKMHDRFGIKAYEKFLSDKEILLVKKVETAAGFWAAKEAASKALGTGIGKECSFHDIKIKKSKLGAPKLKYKKHIRKKFKIKKSYLSITHDEGFAIAVVNNIKK; this comes from the coding sequence ATGATAGGAATTGATGTAGCTTCTATAAATAGAATAAAAAAAATGCATGATAGGTTTGGAATAAAAGCTTATGAAAAGTTTTTAAGTGATAAAGAAATTTTATTAGTTAAAAAAGTTGAAACTGCTGCTGGATTTTGGGCTGCAAAAGAGGCTGCTAGTAAAGCTTTGGGAACTGGTATTGGAAAAGAGTGTTCTTTTCATGATATAAAAATAAAAAAAAGTAAATTAGGTGCTCCAAAATTAAAATATAAAAAACATATAAGAAAGAAATTTAAAATAAAAAAATCTTACCTTTCTATAACTCATGATGAAGGATTTGCAATTGCAGTTGTTAACAACATTAAAAAATAG